In the genome of Octopus sinensis unplaced genomic scaffold, ASM634580v1 Contig04526, whole genome shotgun sequence, the window AGAACGTACTATACTTAAAAGATTTGACTAATCTTTGTACAAATACATCACACTTTGGGCCTGGGAGCAATCAAACACTGGGTAGAAATCATAGCGGACGGATGGACGAACGCTTCAAAACGCATTTCCAAAGACACACACCTGGAACTAGAAGACAACACCTTTAGATTCGATAATAAACTGTATCGACAGATAAAAGGACACCACTACGGGGACGAggttcacacacatactcgcacccagaggtagatatacatatgtgtgtatatttctgagtgtatatgtgtgtatgtgcgtatatatgcatacatgtgcgtgtatgtgtgtggaagtgtgtgttgGTACATAGAGAGGCGAAGCGGATACTCGAGGTTGTGCAAGTAAAGTAGGAAATAAACATGAAACGGCTGCCACATTAAGACATTCTTCTTCTCctgctgtttcttttttcttctacttattcttcttcttcttcttccttttcttcgttttattctttttcttctcctccttcttcttcctcttcttcttcctcttcttcttcttcttcttcttctccgtcttcttcttcttcttctttttcttctccctcttcttctccctcttcgtcttcgtcttcttcttccttttcttcttcttctttttcttctccctcttattcttcctcttcctcttcttcttcttctttttcttcttattctttttcttcttctttttcttctctgtacTTTCTGCTTAGTCACTggtctctctcttttacattctCTGCCAATTCTTCCTTTTATTCTCATCCTCCTGCTCTTCCTGCTCCTTCTGCTGCTACCCCAAGCTGCCCCTCCTCAGTCTTTCCTTCTTTTGTCCTCCTCCTAACCTCCCCACCTCTCCTCCCCCTCCGCCACCTCAACCTCCTCCTCACTCTCATtcgtcttctacttcttcttcgtcttcttcttcttctttttcttcttcttcttcttcttcttcttcttcttcttctccttcgtcttcttcattttcttcttcttcttcgtcttctccttcgtcttcttcttcttcttcgtcttctccttcgtcttcttcttattcttattcttcctcttcttcttcacctcctccccaattctcttccttttctttttcttctatttcttctttttcttcttcttcgttatctttctcctttttcttcctttcattctcaaGTCACGGTGTTTGATAtcgtatcacaaatattttccatataatctattttactctttctttactgctatagacgtcttggcaacaacaacattgccACCATCAAAGAAGGTGCGTTCACGGGGCTTTCGAATTTAAAAGAGTTGTAAGTTCGTTTAGTTTCTTGATACTATTTTccgaaagtaataattgatgctgatatataagctcacaaatgtataaaatttcagactgaaccaaacaaaatcaattcaaatTTGTAGAATGAACAAGATTTAGGAAGATACAAAGAGAATAGGGGAGAGCgagacaatgtgaaagaaagagagagaattttggggagaaagtgaaataataggaaaaaatataatgttcctttattgtagttgctttgtttcaactcgcatctcaataactcagttttgttccccaaatttcaatgattttgatatgaatttgtattagaaatggtaacgtttgtgagtttacatgtttgcatctAATATTTTTAtctgaagtatatgtgtatgttcatatataagtgtagttctgtgtgaaatgtgactatattattcctttattttatattttgcatcctcctccatttcttatttcaatattctcctccgtgtttcgatattatcattcaacttcgaattttgtcattcacttcactttatttatgtaatagagcaactgaagtggaagcggaaaatatatattcgaataatatagtcacatacattctatctgtaaacctgaaatacttactgtacttgtAAGCTGGAATATTTGGCCTCATACAATtaaactgctgatatatttcttgtaagcatgtgttttctaatattcttgtgacaatgaagcgatatgaaataaataatctctcCCACCATATTTCCCCAAGTGTGAATGGGaatatgtgtgatgtgagtgtgcatatcgcattccgtcgttgatactatgaatataaaaatgcgtatgagtgcatttgaatatgttgatttctgattccgtatattccctgatttttcagccatgtcttctcgcccaaaatttatcgatctatccttgaattatttcctgatattttAAGAACAATTTCAGTTTCGTCTTCAACACCATGATTTtcaaacttcttcttcttcttcttcttcttcttcttcttcttcttcttctttcctacttctcttcctcctccttctcctttgtcctcttcttcttccccttcctcctacTCCTCCGCCTCCACCTATTTTCCTCTTAttcattcttttccttctttttctttttctccttcttttttcatgcttcttcttcttcttctcctattacttcttcttttccttctcttcttcttcttcttcttcttcttcttttccttcatcttcttctttttctcctcaccGTCCTCTTgtacttcttctatttcttcctcctctttttaatcttttacatcttcttcttctagtCTACACTCTGCACCTCCTCCTATTTTCCTCCCCCTCCTGCATCTCCTTGTCCTTCCCTGTCCTCATCCTTCTTCACatcccctcctcctccaactcctccttcttctacttcttctccccctccactTCCTCCTTGTCTTCTCCGTATCCCCTTCCCCTCCTCCCATTCATCTttcgcttcttcttctcctcaatctctttcctcttcctcttcttctcgtattattttcctataattttgtCCCTTTTCATAAAGAACAATATTGAATATGTTATCGCAATTCACACTATGTCAATCTAACCAATATTGTTTCCTGCTTCAGATATCTTTCCTACAATAAAATTTCAAGAATTGAAAAAGAGATGTTTCAAGGCCTTCACAACTTAGAGAAATTGTAAGTTCTGTCAATGTTGTCGTTTATACATGAGGAATATACTGTCTTTAAATTTAATATCCCCTTATTTCCATGTTTTCTCACTCTCTATTACAGTAAATCATATTCAGTTCTCATATTcgtgttatatttatttgattgagtCTGAACATGTCAATGACTGTCAGTTGATAATTGTCTGCATAAAAATGTTATtcctgcaaatatatatgtgtatgttcatatgtatctatgtatatgcactattaatataagttttagctactattttcttACATATTGTTCTCTTGATTCTGTGGTGCCGTGTGGTTATTTATCAACACTTCCACCgagataatttttttgttattgttgttgttgttgttttgttcttcttcttgtaatGATCCTttacccctcctcctccacctccttctcctccattttcttcttcttattattgcaATTCTCCTCCTCAACCTCCCCTCTTCGTCCTACTCATCAtcctttttcttcagtttcttcgttctcttctatttttcttcttcttcatcttcttcgtctttttctccttaccttcttcatcttcttcatgttcctcttcttcttctactttttcctcttctttgtcttcttcttttccttcttattctttttcttcttctttttcttctctgtacTTTCTGCTCCGTCACTGGTCTCCCTCTTTTCCATTCTCTGCCAATTCTTCATCGTATTCTCAGTCTCCTGTCCTTCCTGCTCCTTCTGCTGCTACCCCCAGCTGCCCCTCCTCAGTCATCCCTTCCTTTGCCCTCCTCCTAACATCCCCGCCTCTCCACATCCTCGTcaattctccttcctcttctacttcttcttcttcttcttcttcttcttcttcttcttcttcttcttcttcttcttctccttctccttctcctttctagttcttcttcttcttcttcttcgtaatctttcttctttttcttcctttcattctcaagtcacagtgtttgatgtcgtatcacaaatattttccatataatctattttactctttctttactgcgACAGAGTACTTGGTACCAACAACATTGCAACCATCAAAGAAGGTGCATTCACGGGGCTTTCAAATTTAAACTACTTGtaagttcgttcagtttcttgatactattttccgaaagtaataattgatgctgatatataagctcacaaatgtataaaatttctGACTGCACCAAAGAAAATCAATTCGAATTTGTAGAATGAACATGATTTAAGAAGATACAAAGAGAATATGAGTGAGCgagacaatgtgaaagaaagagagagaaagtgaaataatagggaaaatataatgttcctttattgtagttgctttgtttcaattcgcatctcaataactcatttttgttccccaaatttcaatgattttgatatgtatttgtattagaaatggtagcgtttgtgagtttacatgtttgcatcaaatatttttatctgaagtatatgtgtatgttcatatataagtgtagttctgtgtgaaatgtgactatattattcctttattttatattttgcctcctcctccatttcttatttcaatattctccttcgtgtgtcgatattatcattcaacttcgaatttttcattcacttcacgttatttatgtaatagagcaactgaaatggaagcggaaaatatatattcaaaaaatatagtcacatacattctttctgtaaacctgaaatacttactgtacttgtAAGCTGAATATTTCGCCTGATACAATTAAACTGCTGATATATTACTTGTAAGcgtgtgttttctaatattcttgtgacaatgaagcgatatgaaataaataatctctctcaccaAATTTCCACAAGGGTGAGTGGGaatatgtgtgatgtgagtgtgcataccgcattccgtcgttgatactatgaatataagaatgcgtatgtgtgcatttgtatatgttgaTTTCTGATTCCGTATATTCCCTGATTTTTCAGCCATGTCTTCTCGCCCAAAATTTATCATTCTATCCTTGAATTATTTCTTGATATCTTAAGAACAATTTGAGTTTAGTCTTCAACACCATGATTTTCAATATAccttctatcttcttcttcttcttcttcttctcttcttcttcttcttctcttcttcttcttcttcttcttcttcttcttcttcttcgtcttcttcttctactcccctacttcttcttcctttcttcttcttcgttttcgtctttttcttcttcttcttcatcttcgtctttctcttcttcgtcgtcgtcttctttttcttcttcttcgacttcgtctacttcttcttcctccgcctcacctcctgctcatcatcctcctcctttttcttctattcttcttcattttcttgttcttctccttcttttaaactattcttcttcttctcctcctccacctcctcctctttcttttcttcatctaattttattctcttcttcttcatctacatTTACTTCTTGTAATTCACTTCCTCctcccaccaccccaccccctcctttttcttcttgtaattctcGTCCACCTCCACTCCTCTCCCTTCTTGctcttttgtcttcttcttcttctaattcttattcttattctccttcttcgtcttcttcttcttcttctacttctgttCCTCGTCTTCCtccatcttttccttttcttcttctctttctaccaaatctttttttcttcgtcttctaccTCTTCTACACTTTAtacttcttcatattcttctcctcctcctcttttctgGTCTTCTTccccttcatcctcctcctcttccttcttcttcttcgtcttcttttttcttcttctttttcttctttttctacttctacttctacttctcttcctcctcctcctcctcctcctcctttctccttattcttcttcttcttgtacttctcctcctcaccttcctccttatttttctttttcttcaacttctctttcttctctcatttcTTCTACTCTTTCTTATTCTTCTATTTCTCATTACTTCTATTTACTTCTCCTCTTCCgtctctttcttcttcatattttcattttgttattctcctcctccttcttcttcatttttttctttttctctaacttcttcttcttcatcatcctcctccacctcttgcttcctcttccttcttcttctcttacttCTACTGCttcctgttcttcttcttccacaactacacctcctcctttttcttcttctgcttcttcttcttcttcttcttctcttcctcctccttcttcttgtaattctttccttcccctccccctccttatcctctttcttcttcttgtttttcttcctctcctacttcttctttcttctacttctcctccttctcctcctctttcttcttcttctcatcttcttttttgtaaatctccacctccttctcctcttcctcctccttcttcatcgccttcttcttcatctttttcctcttcttctcctttttcctctcttttacctattcttcttcgtctcctcacCCTCCTCCTCTTTTTAATAATTTACATCTTTTTCGTCTACTCTACCCTCTGCTCCTCCTCCTATTTCCCCCACCCCTCCTTGTTCTACTCCGTCCTCAGCCTTTTTCCTCTCCTTCGTTCCTCCACCTCCAACTCAtccttcttctaattcttctccCCCTCCACTTCCTCCTTGTCTTTTCCGTATCCCCTTCCCCTCCTCCCATTCTTCTTTggcttcttcttctccctcaatctctttcctcttcctcttcttctcgtattattttcctataattttgtCCCATTTCATAAAGAACAATATTGAATATGTTATCGCAATTCACACTATGTCAATCTAACCAATATTGTTTCCTGCTTCAGATATCTTTCCTACAATAAAATTTCAAGAATTGAAAAAGAGATATTTCAAGGCCTTCACAACTTAGAGAAATTGTAAGTTCTTTCAATGTTGTCGTTTATACATGAGGAATATACTGTCTTTAAATTTAATATCCCCTTATTTCCATGTTTTCTCACTCTCTATTACTGTAAATCATATTCAGTTCTCATATTcgtgttatatttatttgattgagtCTGAACATGTCAATGACTGTCAGTTGATAATTGTCTGCATAAAAATGTTATtcctgcaaatatatatgtgtatgttcatatgtatctatgtatatgcactattaatataagttttagctactattttcttACACATTGTTCTCTTGATTCTGTGGTGCCGTGTGGTTATTTATCAACACTTCCACCgagataatttttttgttattgttgttgttgttgttttgttcttcttcttgtaattatcctttcccctcctcctccacttccttctcctccattttcttcatcttattattattgcaattctCCTCCTCAACCTCCCCTCTTCGTCCTACTCATCAtcctttttcttcagtttcttcgttctcttctatttttcttcttcttcatcttcttcgtctttttctccttaccttcttcatcttcttcatgttcctttcttcttctacttctttctcttctttgtcttcttctttttcttcttattctttttcttctttttcttctctgtacTTTCTGCTCCGTCACTGGTCTCCCTCTTTTTCCATTCTCTGCCAATTCTTCATCTTATTCTCAGTCTCCTGTCCTTCCTGCTCCTTCTGCTGCTACCCCCAGCTACCCCTCCTCAGTCATCCCTTCCTTTGCCCTCCTCCTAACATCCCCGCCTCTCCACCTTCTCGTcaattctccttcctcttctacttcttcttcttcttcttcttctccttctccttctcctttctagttcttcttcttcttcttcttctttgtaatctttcttctttttcttcctttcattctcaagtcacagtgtttgatgtcgtatcacaaatattttccatataatctattttactctttctttactgcgACAGAGTTCTTGGTGCCAACAACATTGCAACCATCAAAGAAGGTGCATTCACGGGGCTTTCAAATTTAAACTACTTGtaagttcgttcagtttcttgatactattttccgaaagcaataattgatgctgatatataagctcacaaatgtataaaatttcagaCTGAACCAAACAAAATCAATTCGAATTTGTAGAATGAACATGATTTAGTAAGATACAAAGAGAATATGAGAGAGCGtgacaatgtgaaagaaagagagagaaagtgaaataataggaaaaaataatgttcctttattgtagttgctttgtttcaattcgcatctcaataactcatttttgttccccaaatttcaatgattctgatatgaatttgtattagaaatggtaacgtttgtgagtttacatgtttgcatcaaatatttttatctgaagtatatgtgtatgttcatatataagtgtagttctgtgggaaatgtgactatattattcctttattttatattttgcatcctcctccatttcttatttcaatattctccttcgtgtttcgatattatcattGAACTTCTAATTTTGTCATTCACTTCATGTTATTTACGTAATAGAGCAACTGAAGTGGaagcggaaaatatatattcgaataatatagtcacatacattctATCTGTAAACCTGATGATAATACTACTGTACTTGTAAGCTGGAATATTCGCCTGATACAATTAAACTGCTGATATATTCTTGTAAGcgtgtgttttctaatattcttgtgacaatgaagcgatatgaaataaataatctctctcaccaAATTTCCACAAGGGTGAGTGGGAatgtgtgatgtgagtgtgcataccgcattccgtcgttgatactatgaatataagaatGCGAATGAGTGCGTTTGAATATGTTGATTTCTGATTCCGTATATTCCCTGATTTTTCAGCAATGTCTTCTCGCTCAAAATTTATCGATCTATCCTTGAATTATTTCCTGATATCTTAAGAACAATTTCAGTTTCGACTTCAacacattcattttcaatataacttctttcttttcttcttcttcttcttcttcttcttcttcttcttcttcttctactcctctacttctttttcctttcttcttcttcgtcttcgtcttttttcttcttcttcttcttcttcgtcgtcgtcgtcgtcgtcttctttttcttcttcttcgtcttcgtcttcttcttcttcctccgcctcacctcctgctcatcatcctcctccttctttttcttctcttcttcttaattttcttgttcttctccttcttcttttaaactattcttcttcttctcctcctccacctcctcctctttcttttcttctaattttattctcttcttcttcttcactacaTTTACTTCTTGTAATTCACTCCTCtccaccaccccaccccaacctttttcttcttgtaattctcGTCCACCTCCACCCCTCTCACCTCTTgctcctttttctcttcttcttctaattctattcttattctccttcttctccttcttagtACTTCTTCTTATCTACTTCTGTTCCCCGTCTTCCtccatcttttccttttcttctctctttctaccaCTTCTTTTTTCTCGTCTTCTACTTCTTGTACACTTTAtacttcttcatattcttcttctcctctccttttctcttcttctaccCCTTCATCctcccctctttcttcttcttcgtcgtcttcttttattcttctttttcttctttttctacttctacttctacttctcttcctcctcctcctccttctccttcttcttcttcttcttttacttctcctcctcaccttcctccttatttttctttttcttcaacttctctttcttctacttcattttct includes:
- the LOC115227548 gene encoding SLIT and NTRK-like protein 4 isoform X2 — encoded protein: MFHHVVSFRRSLVLILCTILFLETQADSDICKICTCYSLTTSVNCANRNLQSIPQPIPTNVEYLYLSYNKISRIEKEMFQGLHNLEKLVLGTNNIATIKEGAFTGLSNLNYLYLSYNKISRIEKEIFQGLHNLEKLVLGANNIATIKEGAFTGLSNLNYLYLSYNKISRIEKEMFQGLHNLEKL
- the LOC115227548 gene encoding slit homolog 2 protein-like isoform X4, whose protein sequence is MFHHVVSFRRSLVLILCTILFLETQADSDICKICTCYSLTTSVNCANRNLQSIPQPIPTNVEYLRLGNNNIATIKEGAFTGLSNLKELVLGTNNIATIKEGAFTGLSNLNYLYLSYNKISRIEKEIFQGLHNLEKLVLGANNIATIKEGAFTGLSNLNYLYLSYNKISRIEKEMFQGLHNLEKL
- the LOC115227548 gene encoding leucine-rich repeat-containing protein 70-like isoform X1; translation: MFHHVVSFRRSLVLILCTILFLETQADSDICKICTCYSLTTSVNCANRNLQSIPQPIPTNVEYLRLGNNNIATIKEGAFTGLSNLKELYLSYNKISRIEKEMFQGLHNLEKLVLGTNNIATIKEGAFTGLSNLNYLYLSYNKISRIEKEIFQGLHNLEKLVLGANNIATIKEGAFTGLSNLNYLYLSYNKISRIEKEMFQGLHNLEKL
- the LOC115227548 gene encoding reticulon-4 receptor-like 2 isoform X3 gives rise to the protein MFHHVVSFRRSLVLILCTILFLETQADSDICKICTCYSLTTSVNCANRNLQSIPQPIPTNVEYLRLGNNNIATIKEGAFTGLSNLKELYLSYNKISRIEKEMFQGLHNLEKLVLGTNNIATIKEGAFTGLSNLNYLVLGANNIATIKEGAFTGLSNLNYLYLSYNKISRIEKEMFQGLHNLEKL